A genomic stretch from Bos javanicus breed banteng chromosome 3, ARS-OSU_banteng_1.0, whole genome shotgun sequence includes:
- the TRMT13 gene encoding tRNA:m(4)X modification enzyme TRM13 homolog isoform X3 — protein sequence MEENARKRILCPLDPKHTVYEDRLAKHLKKCNSREKPKPDFFIQDINAGLKDETEIPDQLVPISSLSEEQLENLIKKLRKASEGLNCTLKDQIMSHPALHDALNDPKNGDSAAKHLKQQASILGNIENLKLLGPRRCFVEFGAGKGKLSHWVDIALKDAEKVHFILVEKVTTRFKVDGKHRKKNSVFERLQIDIQHLCLNKIPLLSKEKLPIVGIGKHLCGVATDLALRCLVETYAASCEERNEEPLAKRIKNDKTEKEINTLAKEGNEKNIPEKWTPVAGIVIALCCHHRCDWRHYVGKEYFRALGLEAVDFHYFQRMSSWATCGMRKTTLEASNSSTKRRDKQNDGSEEHDDGGCRITDDSPESLPGFLTVEEKKKIGHLCKLLIDQGRIKYLQQKGFSPALQYYTDPLVSLENVLLTALPNHSSSPETSA from the exons gACTTCTTTATTCAAGATATTAACGCAGGTTTAAAAGATGAAACCGAAATACCAGATCAATTG GTTCCAATTTCGTCTCTCTCTGAAGAGCAGCTGGAAAACTTAattaagaaattgagaaaagcAAGTGAAG gtttgaactgcacacttaaagATCAAATTATGTCCCATCCAGCATTGCATGATGCCCTTAATGACCCTAAAAATGGTGATTCTGCAGCCAAACATCTGAAACAACAG GCTTCTATTTTAGGTAACATTGAAAATTTAAAGTTACTTGGTCCAAGAAGATGCTTTGTTGAATTTGGAGCAGGAAAGGGAAAATTATCTCATTGGGTTGATATTGCCTTAAAAGATGCTGAAAAAGTTCACTTCATCCTAGTAGAAAAGGTGACCACAAGATTCAAG GTAGATggcaaacacagaaagaaaaattcagtGTTTGAAAGACTTCAAATCGATATTCAACATTTGTGTTTGA ACAAGATTCCTTTgctaagcaaagaaaaactaccTATTGTAGGAATTGGAAAGCATCTGTGTGGTGTGGCAACAG ATCTTGCATTACGATGTTTGGTTGAAACCTATGCTGCCAGTTGTGAGGAAAGGAATGAAGAACCTTTAGCCAAACGCATAAAGaatgataaaacagaaaaagaaattaacactttggccaaggaaggaaatgaaaaaaatatcccAGAGAAGTGGACCCCTGTGGCTGGCATTGTTATTGCACTCTGTTGTCACCACAGGTGTGATTGGAGACATTATGTGGGCAAAGAATATTTCAGGGCTCTGGGCCTTGAAGCAGTGGATTTCCACTATTTCCAGCGAATGAGTAGTTGGGCGACTTGTGGGATGCGAAAAACGACTTTGGAAGCTTCAAATAGTTCCACAAAAAGAAGAGATAAACAGAATGATGGCAGTGAAGAGCATGATGATGGAGGATGCAGAATCACTGATGACAGCCCTGAGAGTTTGCCTGG GTTTCTTActgttgaagaaaagaagaaaatagggcATCTTTGTAAATTGCTGATTGACCAAGGCCGAATCAAGTATTTACAGCAGAAAGGCTTCAGTCCCGCTTTACAGTACTATACAGACCCTCTGGTGTCTTTGGAAAATGTATTGTTAACTGCTTTACCAAATCATTCTTCATCACCAGAAACAAGTGCTTAA